From a region of the Leishmania donovani BPK282A1 complete genome, chromosome 24 genome:
- a CDS encoding hypothetical predicted transmembrane protein codes for MKDVDITDFVNEFGGPLLRIRIDDPMVYNESNLEYFRRGLVFNTMLMHRDLDKTPADLEELVQPAAAAAALTSVEGEAAVVRRGVVRASWAAFAAAVDARSSVATPEGGARATSTACASNSSAAVCAWAECAWGAAEGALVRDTCAMPRVSTQGEPAWAADAAGTFALVSPPSTTPGSSEWTWAGQAQMPALVHWGRRVLDRVTADLIAPRYYLETATIVLSDDDIERFPPRAALSSVAEHLRLLIEVLAHVRRDNEEVADTKTSSMQLLRRFTQAVANHEFPTHRVFKTQPRLRKYRMRLDSHAPYPQCRNMWGYIHKRYAPDLNLNMFMERKRTTMDLLPPSTHTAHMLRHPWAASSQYLPYLMAKQAWRMQRGAGLSPLGNDTPVFPVVDVALDNEDGCAPATYITEAEESARYHEFRDDDDLNDKVMDKIRSYRGVKPFTNINSKFSNNAVGETLRNFLEELFPTPMLLEQHWRSAPKAEGGTDELRVSRRIDGESGARDLQFAHVDVNFKRLMHLPLILVSNDEEGFCPLLRSLRHALPNFRGRRVVQVLVPPADGVSLRAARADRRHAYRDFLPVARCSLPADRLRRVTLPADSDVADVVVAGLRLAREDVEVERWEAPALVELRGRRVALRAVQALVIDARTLHTGARGFTELP; via the coding sequence ATGAAGGACGTCGACATCACCGACTTCGTGAACGAGTTTGGTGGACCGCTGCTGCGTATCCGCATCGATGACCCTATGGTATATAACGAAAGCAACCTGGAGTACTTCCGCCGGGGTCTCGTGTTCAACACGATGCTTATGCACCGTGACCTGGACAAGACACCCGCGGACCTGGAGGAGCTTGTGcagccggctgctgctgctgctgccctgacgtcggtggagggcgaggcagccgtggtgcggcgcggcgtcgtgcgtgcgtcgtgggctgccttcgccgctgccgtggacgcgcgcagcagcgtggcgACGCCGGAAGGTGGTGCGAGGGCCACCAGCACGGCGTGCgcgagcaacagcagcgctgctgtgtgtgcgtgggcggaGTGCGCGTGGGGCGCCGCTGAAGgagcgctggtgcgcgaTACGTGCGCGATGCCGCGCGTGTCGACGCAGGGCGAGCCGGCGTGGGCCGCGGATGCAGCAGGCACCTTTGCGCTGGTGTCTCCGCCGTCTACGAcgccgggcagcagcgagtggACGTGGGCAGGCcaggcgcagatgccggcgCTCGTGCACTGGGGTCGCCGCGTGCTGGACCGCGTGACGGCAGACCTCATCGCCCCGCGCTACTACCTCGAAACAGCGACGATCGTCTTATCAGACGACGACATCGAGCGGTTTCCGCCGCGAGCGGCCTTGTCCAGTGTTGCAGAGCACCTGCGCTTGCTGATCGAGGTCTTGGCGCATGTCCGACGAGACAACGAGGAAGTCGCCGATACCAAGACCTCGTCAATGCAACTCCTCCGCAGGTTCACGCAGGCTGTTGCCAATCACGAGTTCCCGACGCACCGCGTGTTCAAGACACagccgcgcctgcgcaagTACCGCATGCGGCTCGACAGCCACGCGCCCTACCCACAGTGCCGCAACATGTGGGGCTACATCCACAAGCGCTACGCACCGGACCTCAACCTGAACATGTTCATGGAGCGCAAACGCACCACGATGGacctgctgccgccatcgaCGCACACGGCGCACATGCTGCGGCATCCGTGGGCCGCGTCGAGTCAGTACCTGCCGTACCTGATGGCGAAGCAGGCGTGGCGCATGCAGCGCGGTGCCGGACTGTCGCCGCTGGGCAACGACACGCCGGTGTTCCCGGTGGTGGACGTGGCGCTGGACAACGAGGACGGCTGCGCGCCGGCCACTTACATTACGGAGGCAGAGGAATCAGCGAGGTACCACGAGTTCCGCGACGATGATGACCTGAACGATAAGGTAATGGACAAAATTCGGAGCTACCGGGGAGTCAAGCCGTTCACGAACATCAATTCGAAGTTCTCGAACAACGCGGTCGGCGAAACGCTCCGCAACTTCCTGGAGGAGCTCTTTCCGACCCCCATGCTGCTGGAACAacactggcgcagcgcaccgaaggcggagggcggcacGGACGAGCTGCGGGTATCGCGGAGGATTGATGGGGAGAGCGGTGCGCGTGACCTGCAGTTTGCGCATGTGGACGTCAACTTCAAGCGCCTGATGCACCTGCCGCTGATCCTTGTGAgcaacgacgaggagggcttctgcccgctgctgcgcagcttgCGGCACGCGTTGCCGAACTTCCGCGGGCGGCGCgtggtgcaggtgctggtgccgccggcggacggcgtgtcgctgcgcgcggcgcgtgcgGACCGGCGACACGCCTACCGCGACTTCCTGCCggtggcgcgctgcagcctgCCGGCTGACCGGCTTCGCCGCGTGACGCTGCCGGCGGACAGCGACGTGGCggacgtggtggtggcggggctgcggctggcgcgcgaggacgtggaggtggagcggtgggaggcgccggcgctggtggagctgcgcgggcggcgcgtggcgctgcgcgcggtgcaggcgctggtgatcgacgcgcgcacgctgcacaCCGGTGCACGCGGCTTCACGGAGCTGCCG
- a CDS encoding hypothetical predicted transmembrane protein, producing the protein MTAATAKFLYVRNPALCCFLILTGAVVLFIWARIHKWHQRARMAARSRMKDVRHVLQMCRRRPRSWNRIAEAVAVMLYNSWPLNATVFSALLTVHCVMLGIERLHTYRNGPRNLQLWTYQETHFDLTSMGPSLVSPVHDPRSLSPYGPRSDRTLAHFCGRPTASSYDGYTGAPHAAYMHHDVERDRYVVRTFGRGGMRVDERRRSGVGRSTYEAFCAAPRSVQRGTPLA; encoded by the coding sequence ATGACGGCAGCCACCGCTAAGTTTTTGTACGTGCGCAACccggcgctgtgctgcttcCTCATTCTTACAGGCGCCGTCGTTCTTTTCATATGGGCTCGTATCCACAAGTGGCACCAGCGAGCCCGTATGGCGGCGCGCTCGCGAATGAAAGACGTGCGACATGTTCTCCAGATGTGCCGTCGACGACCCCGCAGCTGGAACCGGAttgccgaggcggtggcggtgatgctaTACAACTCTTGGCCACTAAATGCAACGGTCTTTAGCGCCCTTCTGACTGTTCACTGCGTTATGCTAGGTATCGAACGGCTTCACACTTACCGTAACGGGCCTCGCAACCTCCAACTCTGGACCTACCAGGAGACACATTTCGACCTCACGTCGATGGGGCCCTCGCTTGTCTCCCCCGTGCACGACCCGCGCTCCTTGAGCCCGTACGGGCCGCGGTCGGACCGCACGCTGGCGCACTTCTGCGGCCGGCCCACGGCCAGCAGCTACGACGGCTACAccggcgcgccgcacgcggCCTACATGCACCATGACGTGGAGCGCGACCGCTACGTGGTGCGCACcttcggccgcggcggcatgcgcgtggacgagcggcggcgcagcggcgtgggcCGCAGCACCTACGAggccttctgcgccgccccgcggagcgtgcagcgcggcacgccgctggcg
- a CDS encoding ubiquitin-activating enzyme, putative gives MLNSALYERTQILIGDDGIRSLQNTNIFLAGTGGVGGHCAEALVRAGVGSITIVDYDVVTSSNKNRQLIALDSTIGKSKVEELARRLRDINRHCNIVVLDAFITAEDVEEVLSRQRYDFVVDCIDSVTCKVALLAAAVKLKIRAYSSCGAGGRLDPSLVSIGDLFSTENDGLARACRAALRKHGVGPGDITVVHSSEKGIPPLEPQRQEAGGRDRSMNGTISYMPPLFGLMLASAVLRCAVDPAAHDAEVERRQKRERKEQKRALKKRRKETPPTT, from the coding sequence ATGCTCAACTCGGCCCTCTACGAGCGCACGCAAATCCTGATTGGAGATGACGGAATTCGGTCGCTGCAGAACACGAATATCTTCCTCGCTGGCACAGGTGGCGTTGGCGGTCACTGCGCCGAGGCTCTTGTGCGGGCCGGCGTTGGCAGCATCACCATTGTCGATTACGATGTTGTGACTTCGTCAAACAAGAACAGGCAACTGATCGCCCTTGATAGCACGATCGGCAAGAGCAAGGTGGAGGAGCTTGCGCGGCGCCTGCGGGACATCAACCGGCACTGCAACATCGTCGTCCTTGACGCCTTCATCACAGCCGAAGACGTTGAGGAGGTGCTCTCGCGCCAGCGGTACGACTTCGTGGTGGATTGCATTGACAGCGTGACTTGCAAGGTGGCTcttctcgctgccgcagtgaAGCTGAAAATACGCGCCTACTCCTCCTGCGGCGCGGGCGGCCGGCTCGATCCGTCGCTCGTCTCCATCGGCGACCTGTTCTCGACGGAGAATGACGgactcgcgcgcgcgtgtcgcGCAGCATTGCGCAAGCACGGCGTTGGGCCCGGTGACATTACCGTCGTGCACAGCTCGGAGAAGGGTATACCGCCACTGGAGCCACAGCGGCAGGAAGCCGGTGGCCGTGATCGATCCATGAACGGGACGATTAGCTACATGCCACCTCTCTTTGGACTCATGCTAGCGTCGGCGGTACTGCGGTGCGCGGTCGACCCGGCGGCACACGACGCCGAGGTGGAGCGACGACAGAAGCGTGAGCGCAAGGAGCAAAAACGGGCGCTCAAGAAGCGCCGCAAAGAGACGCCACCCACGACGTAG